The DNA window ATGTGGTATCTGCAACAATACCCTCATACTTCTCAGTAGAACCTGGAATGTCTTATTGGTTACACATAACTGATGAAGATGGTGGACAGACAGAATCAACTCACTACAATATTGGTGTAAAACCAACTAGGGTATCTGATATTGAAATTGAAGTAGATATGCCAACAATTCGTCCATCTGGCTCTATTGTTCAACCAGAGTTCTATCTATTTAATGAAGATGAACCATCCTATGGAATTGTATCTCTAATGGTAGATGGCCAAGTAGTCTCAAAGAGATCACAACTCTTTGGTACAGGCCAGACACAAATCATCTTTAATTGGAATGTGCCATCATCTGATGGATATGTAACATATGATGTTCAAGGTGTAGTTGAATTGTATGATAACAGAATCACTACTACTTTGACTGAATTAGCTACACATCCAAAAACTATCACGGTATCATCTAGCGATATGCCATCACTAGAAGTAATACAAAAAGATGGCCAGATCTTGGCAGATCCAGCTCTAGTTTATGCATCTAATGCAGATTCTAGTCTTAGATTTACTGTAACTGATCCTAGTGGACAGTGTGTAATTGGCGGTGCAGATGAGTGTCTAATCAATGAAAGCACACGAGGAAATCGTGGTGGATTGGAAAGTATTCCATACGGAGACCAAATACTAAGATTAAGATACAGTGGAGCAGATAATGCACTTGAGAGATTCTCAATTACATCAATTGATCCAATAGTTGGTCAGTGGAGTGTTTCATTAGAATCTGAAGATGATATTGTTCAGCAAGCCCATGCATCAGAAGATTCTGTTGTGAAGATAAAATACAGATATCATTCTGAAACCATCACACTATTTACTCAATGATTTGCATATTTTCATTTATGGATATGCAATTGAGTGAATTACCTCAGAATCAAGATCTGAAATACTAATTCTTTTTTGTTCCATACTATCTCTCATACGAATTGTTACTGTTTCATCTTCTAGTGTTTGATGATCTACAGTTATTGCAAATGGTGATCCTATCTCATCTAGTCTTCTGTATCTTCTACCTATGGCACCAGAATGATCCAAAAATGCATCGCATTTTCTTTTTAATTGAAGATAAATATCATCTGCTTTCTCTTTTAATCCGTCTTTTTTTACTAGAGATAAAATTCCAATGTGTACAGGAGACAAGTATGGCTTTAGAGACAAAACAATCCTCTCATGTTCCTTATCGTCTTTCAAACTATGCTCTAAAATTGTATACAAACTTCTGTCAATTCCCATAGAGATTTCAAATACGTGAGGTAAGACTTTGTCATCTCCATCCATTATCTCAAACTTTTGTTTACTCTTTTTCTCGTGACTAGACAAATCATAATCAGATCGATAGTTACATGCCACCAATTCAAGCCATCCGATTGTAGTTTCTACTTCAAAATCAAATGCAACTTCAGCATAGAATGCTTTTTCTTTATCTCCTAGTTTTCTAAATCTACTTTTTGTAATATCAATTCCTGTTTTCTCATAAAATTCAGTTAAAATTCCCAAATAGTATGCAACAAACTTATTTGGAACAACTCCTGAATCAACTGCATCTTTGCATGTCATAGAAACAGGTTCTTCATATGTTTGTACTCTAATAATGACATCTTGAATTTCTGAGAATTTTTCCATCTCTGATAATTTCAAAGGATTACAAAATACCTCTATTTCTGCTTGATAAAATTCTCTTAATCGTAGTAAACTTTGTCTTGGGGCAATCTCATTTCTAAAACTCTTACCTACTTGTGCTATTCCTAAAGGAAGTTTACCTCTCATTGTTTTGTACAATCTAGGAAAATCTACAAAGATTGACTGACATGTCTCAGGTCTAAGATAAGCTTCCTCCTCTTCAGGACCAATACCAACTTTAAACATCATATTGAAATTTTTGGTCTTATCAAAACCTCCTTTACATTTTGGACATTTGATATTATTTTCAGAAATTGCTTTATCAAATTCTTCCAAGTCAGCACTTTCTGGAATTTCAATTTGTGTTAGTTCTGCAATAGTTCTATCTGCTCGAAATGTTGCATTACATTTTGTACATTTTATTATTGGATCAGCAAAATTTCCCAAATGACCTGATGCCTCAAAAACCGATTTTGACATGATTTGAGATCCATCTATCTCAAGCATTCCATCTCGTCTAATTAGCTCCCTTCTCCATAATTCTAAGAATTTATTTTTTAGACTGACTCCGGATGGACCATATTCCCAAAATCCCGCCTGTGCATCCGCATATACCTCACAACTAGGAAAATAAAACCCACGCTCAAGTGCTAGTTTCATTACTGCTTCATAATCCATCATAACATCAACTTATTCATGAAATAAATTTCTACGCAAACTCCTTTGCCACTCTGACATTTTCAAAGTCATCACGGTCATCATCAATAGGAGTCTCTAAAATTATTGGAATCTTTTTCTTGTTTACCAACTTTACAACAGCAGAAATTCCTTTCTTGCCAATTCCACCTAAACCCAAATGATAATGTCTATCAAGATTGCAACCAAGATCTCCTTTAGCATCATTTAGATGAAGAATTTTTAAATTGTCTATTCCTACATATTTGTCAAATTCTGAAAAAGTTTTCTTTACAGCTTCTTCAGTTTTTAAATCATATCCTGCAACAAATGCATGACATGTATCTAAACAAACTCCAAATTTTTTTGTAGGTTTTAATTGTTTGAAAATTTCCCCAAGCTGTTTAAAATCAGAACCAACAGAATTTTTCTGACCCGCAGTATTTTCTAACAAAATCATTACATCATTTTTTATTTTACCTGCTTTTGTTAATCCTTCAACTAGTCTTTTAATTCCAGCTTCGTCACCTGTTCCCAAATGACTTCCAAGATGTGTTACAAGATATGGAATTCCTAATTGTGCGCACCTTTCACTTTCATCAATCAAAGTTTTAACAGATTTTTCAAAACCGTCATCTTTGGGTGTTGCAAGATTAGGCAAGTATGGCATATGTGCGCATGTAGCCAACCTGTCAATTTTACTGGTTTTTAGTTTTAATTTAAAATTATCAATGTCTTCTTTAGAAAGTGGTTTTGCATGCCAACCTCTTGGATTTCTAGTAAAAATTTGAAATGCTGAACATTTTCTTTCAACTGCATTATCTACTGACTTGTCAATTGATCCAGATATAGAAACATGACATCCAATTTTCATATGTAGAATTTTCCTAAAACATAATTTAAACCAGCATCAAAATCCAAAAAATCAGATTTTTAAGTAAACTAGGTAAATTACTTTCATGCTTGCACTTGGTCAGGATGAAATTGCCAAATACCCATTTTTAGCAGATGCAGGACAATATCTTAAAGATCAAGGTTTCTCACTTGAACAATTTGGTTCAGATCCTGACTTGAAACAGCTTATTGACAAAGCATATGATCGAATTAGAGTAGCTGCTGATGGAAAAATCTACAAATCTGATCTAGATGGAGATCATGTTTCAAAAGAAGCTGCTTTACCAAGAGAAGTATTTTCATTTCTTTTAGCAATTGTTTTATTGAAACTTAGTGGAATGCATACTCTCATCAAGAGATTTGCATTAGCAGAGGCAAGACGTGCAGAAAAATATTTAGAAAAAGATCTAGCAAATATTTCAGATGAATCAAAAAATCAACTTGCAATAAGAGTAATTGATGATCTTTTTTCAGTTCAAGTGAAAAAATTAGATGATTTTTTTATAATTCCTGTTTTTAATTACCTAAAACATTCAATTAATTTTCATGAACGAGAATGGAAACTAATTAATCGACATGTTGAGAATGGTCAAGTTTATCTTTCACCTCATGAAACAGTTCGATTAATCAGAAAAGAATTAGGAACATACATCAACTCAAAGATCGTAAATGCTAGAACGCCTACAATGATTCCTGGTTTTGAAGATTCAGTGAATAAACTGGTTTCATTATCAAAAAAATTTGTAACATATACTGTTACCACAGGAGAATATCCTCCTTGTGTAAAACATGCAATTGAAGTTCTTGAAAAAGGAGAAAACCTTCCTCATTCAGGAAGATTTATGCTTGCAACTTTTCTTTTATCAAAAGGACAATCAGTTCAGCAAATTGCACCTCTGTTCAAAAATGCTCCCGATTATAATGAACGCGTAACGTTATACCAACTAAATCATTTGGCAGGTACATCAGGAGCTGGCACACAATATTCCTGTCCATCCTGTGAGAAATTAAAAACTCAAGATTTATGCTTTGCAACTCCTGAATGTGATAATATTATCAATCCTTTACAATTTGGAAGGAAGAAAAAATAATGCAAGATACTGATATACAATTTCTAGAGAGTTCTTTTAAAAAATATTATTTTGATCATTTTGATCAAATCAAAGTACCTGAAAGAACATCTGAAAGAGAATTTGGCTATCAAAAATTTAATTCTGGAATGACTCGTCATATTGCAATTAGAGATGATAAAGAATTACATCTAATGTTGATACAAAATATTCCATCCGATGTTTATTGTTCTAATGCATACTATACATTTCCCAATTTACCTATGAACGAAAAAGATTGGAAAGAAGCAGATTTGATTTTTGATATTGATGCAAAGGATCTTAATTTACTATGTAGAGAAAGTCATACAGTTTCAATTTGTAATGAATGCAGTGATGTTTCAAAAGGTTCTTTACAGTGCACTAAATGCAATTCTACTAAATTAGAAAAAAAATCTTTACCATGCAAAAACTGTATTGAAGCCTCAAAAACTGAAGTTGTTAAACTGTCTAAAGTCTTAATTGATGATCTTGCAGTATCTAAAGATGATATTCATGTATATTTTTCTGGAAATGAGGGATTTCATGTTTATGTGTACAATTCACAATTCCAAGAAATTGGATCTAGAGAACGATCTGAATTGACAGATTATATCTCATTCCGTGGAGTAATTCCTGAATCATTTGGAATGAAAAAAATTAAACCAAACAGATCATCTTTTCCAAATTTTGAAGACAAAGGATGGAAAGGAAGATTTGCCAAAGAAGTTTTTGGCTCAAAATCTAAACGCTCAAAAATAATTACAGAATTACTTGCAAATGGCTATTCGTCTTTCCAAAAAACTTTAGATGACGTGGCTGAAAACATTGGTGTTAAAATTGATCCAAATGTGACAATGGATATCCATAGAATTTTTAGACTTCCTGGCTCAATTAACAGTAAAAGTGGACTTTCAAAAATTCAGTGTAGTAATTTAACAACATTTGATCCATACACTGAAGCATCTTTTCTTAGTGATGAAACTATCGAAGTCTTAGCAAATTGTCCAATAGAATTCAAATTAAAAAATAAAAAATTTGGCCCCTACAACAATGAGAAAGTGACAGTTCCAGGATTTGTTGCAGTGTACATGATTTGTAAAAAATTAGCAACAATAGCTTGATTTTACCGGTAAGACATTAATTTACCAAATCTCAACAAAATTTGGTTTTGTATAGCGCCTCTACTGATAAGCAAGCTCCTCCTCCTGATGCTGGAAAATACATCAGATTGGGAATAGTCGCCATAATTGGTATAGTAATTTTTACTCTGGTAGGAAATCAGGCAGTCATTTTATCCATGAATTTTACAGAGTTTGGTGATCAGTTTACCAAACCCCTCTATTACACACTTGTTTCTACAATTATTTTATCGGCCATTGCTCTAGTTCGAGTAAACATTGTAGGGCGCTCATCAATTTTTTGGTATGCAATTAGTACAGGAATTGGATTTCTAGGTGGTGGAGGACAACAACCCATATCTAGTACACTTGCTAGTTTTAGAGATTACAAGTTATCTTCAGCTCAATTTGTAATCTGGCAAATTACTAAGATTTTGCTCTTTGGAGCTTTCTTTGCAAATATTATGTTTGGATTTGCAGCAATGTCATTTATTGATGGAAACACTTTGGGAATAGAGAATTTACCATCATTATTTTCTTTACCTTTTGTAACTCCTGATAACAATCCAAGTTATGCATCTGAAAATGTTGTTCCAATGATTCCCGCTTTAGTAATTTTAATCCCTCCACTGCTTGCAGCAATTGGACTACGTCTTGTTTTGTATGTCGGAATTCACAGAATAATTCATGTAATAACATCATTTTTACAAGATTCTAATGAAGGAAAACCACGTTATCTAAACTATGTTTCAACAATTGAAGGAATTATTGGAATTGGTGTAATATGGGCTGGAATCAATCTTTTCTTTACAGATCAAATTGATTATAACACAAGATATGTTATTGGTGGAACTCTTGTTATTGGTTTTGCTTTAATTGCTTTTTCAATAGTTGACAGAATTCGAGCTCGTGTACTTACTCATATGTTTAAGAGAGACGTTTACATTAGATTTTTAACAATTATTGCAATAGCAATCATAATTGCCGGAGTTGTCTCAGTAAACAACAGTATTGCCGATGCAAAGAAAATTGAATATTTAGGTCCTTATACTGCACAACAAATAGGAGTAAATCGATATCTGGGAGAACTAAATGGTGTCCAAGAAAACATTCATGATGTAAAACTAACGTCTGTTTCTGCAAATAATATCAAAAATTATGTTAAACAAAATAGTGATGTGCTTGATGTAATTCGAGTTTGGGATTGGGAGGCTGCATTTGCCAAATTAAAGCCTGAGATTGGTCTAATTCCATATGTTGATTTTGAAGACAACGATATTCTTAGATTTAACAATACATTGTATTGGACTGCATCAATGAAACCAATCTTACCCACATCTGTTAGTCTTGAAAATAGATGGTATAACGAACATCTTGTATACACACATGTTCCAAATGGTTTTCTTACACTAGAAGCCACTGATGGACAGATTGTTGATAGTGGTGAATTCTTTAAACAAAGAGAGATTTACTATGGTGAAGGAGGATTGTTTGAACAAACTTGGTCAGGATATCCAAATTCACGAGGTGATGCTAGTGCAGAACTTGGTGGAGTTTCCTACTCTGGTTTAGGTGGATTAGATGTCTCACCACCGCTTAGTTGGATTTTTGAACCAAACTTTTTGCTTTCATTTCCTGGTGAATCAGTTCACATAATGAGATACAAAGATGTACATGACAGAATGGAAACTCTGTATCCTTATTTCTTATATGATCTATTTGGTAAAGAATTAGATTCACTTCCTGTGACTGATGGTGAAAATTCATACTGGTTAATTCCATTAATTATTGGATTTGATACCGGTGATGTTCCATGGTCTGTTGGTAATCCATACTTACGGTTAGTGGGTTATGCTCTAGTTGATTCTTACAATGGTGACATTCAATTGTTAAAAACTGGTGATGATTTCTTTACTGAAATGTTTGCTAGTCAATATTCTGATCAATTCAAACCAATGCCAAAATGGTTAGAAGAACAAATCAGATATCCTGTTGAGCTATTCAACTGGAAGACAGAGATGTATAATATCTATCACGTAACAAATGTTGAGACATTTATCCAAGCTAACGAATTTTATGAGATTCCGCGTGGTCTTGATACCTATTATGTGGAAGCAAAACCACCAGGTTTTGAACAAACTGAATTTGTAGGTCTACTTTCATTAGAATTAAGAGGCTCTCAAGGAAGAAATCTAGCAGGTTATATGGTTGTAGAAAATGATCTTACAAATCTTGGAGACTTGCAATTTTATGAAGTACCACTTAATTCTACTACAAAATTAATAGGTCCAACAGCTGTTAGAGAAGCACTTGATAGAGATCCAGAGTTTGCTCAATTAAAGACACTTTTGAGAAATCCACGAATTGGTGATAATATTTTGTACCGTGTAGGTGATCATGATATCTACTTTATTCCTGTATATACTGCAGGTGCAGGTGGAGTAGTTGCACAATTAGGAACTATTGCAGCTGTTGGTGCCGCATTTAACGGGGAATACTTTGTTGGTTTAGGCGAAACGCAAGAAAAAGCATTTGAAGCATATCTAAAGAAAGTTTCAGGTGTTGCACCAACTGTCACTACAGCTGATGATAATTATGT is part of the Nitrosopumilus sp. genome and encodes:
- the glyS gene encoding glycine--tRNA ligase, producing MDYEAVMKLALERGFYFPSCEVYADAQAGFWEYGPSGVSLKNKFLELWRRELIRRDGMLEIDGSQIMSKSVFEASGHLGNFADPIIKCTKCNATFRADRTIAELTQIEIPESADLEEFDKAISENNIKCPKCKGGFDKTKNFNMMFKVGIGPEEEEAYLRPETCQSIFVDFPRLYKTMRGKLPLGIAQVGKSFRNEIAPRQSLLRLREFYQAEIEVFCNPLKLSEMEKFSEIQDVIIRVQTYEEPVSMTCKDAVDSGVVPNKFVAYYLGILTEFYEKTGIDITKSRFRKLGDKEKAFYAEVAFDFEVETTIGWLELVACNYRSDYDLSSHEKKSKQKFEIMDGDDKVLPHVFEISMGIDRSLYTILEHSLKDDKEHERIVLSLKPYLSPVHIGILSLVKKDGLKEKADDIYLQLKRKCDAFLDHSGAIGRRYRRLDEIGSPFAITVDHQTLEDETVTIRMRDSMEQKRISISDLDSEVIHSIAYP
- a CDS encoding deoxyribonuclease IV — encoded protein: MKIGCHVSISGSIDKSVDNAVERKCSAFQIFTRNPRGWHAKPLSKEDIDNFKLKLKTSKIDRLATCAHMPYLPNLATPKDDGFEKSVKTLIDESERCAQLGIPYLVTHLGSHLGTGDEAGIKRLVEGLTKAGKIKNDVMILLENTAGQKNSVGSDFKQLGEIFKQLKPTKKFGVCLDTCHAFVAGYDLKTEEAVKKTFSEFDKYVGIDNLKILHLNDAKGDLGCNLDRHYHLGLGGIGKKGISAVVKLVNKKKIPIILETPIDDDRDDFENVRVAKEFA
- a CDS encoding DNA primase; the encoded protein is MLALGQDEIAKYPFLADAGQYLKDQGFSLEQFGSDPDLKQLIDKAYDRIRVAADGKIYKSDLDGDHVSKEAALPREVFSFLLAIVLLKLSGMHTLIKRFALAEARRAEKYLEKDLANISDESKNQLAIRVIDDLFSVQVKKLDDFFIIPVFNYLKHSINFHEREWKLINRHVENGQVYLSPHETVRLIRKELGTYINSKIVNARTPTMIPGFEDSVNKLVSLSKKFVTYTVTTGEYPPCVKHAIEVLEKGENLPHSGRFMLATFLLSKGQSVQQIAPLFKNAPDYNERVTLYQLNHLAGTSGAGTQYSCPSCEKLKTQDLCFATPECDNIINPLQFGRKKK
- a CDS encoding DNA primase small subunit domain-containing protein; amino-acid sequence: MQDTDIQFLESSFKKYYFDHFDQIKVPERTSEREFGYQKFNSGMTRHIAIRDDKELHLMLIQNIPSDVYCSNAYYTFPNLPMNEKDWKEADLIFDIDAKDLNLLCRESHTVSICNECSDVSKGSLQCTKCNSTKLEKKSLPCKNCIEASKTEVVKLSKVLIDDLAVSKDDIHVYFSGNEGFHVYVYNSQFQEIGSRERSELTDYISFRGVIPESFGMKKIKPNRSSFPNFEDKGWKGRFAKEVFGSKSKRSKIITELLANGYSSFQKTLDDVAENIGVKIDPNVTMDIHRIFRLPGSINSKSGLSKIQCSNLTTFDPYTEASFLSDETIEVLANCPIEFKLKNKKFGPYNNEKVTVPGFVAVYMICKKLATIA
- a CDS encoding UPF0182 family protein, encoding MYSASTDKQAPPPDAGKYIRLGIVAIIGIVIFTLVGNQAVILSMNFTEFGDQFTKPLYYTLVSTIILSAIALVRVNIVGRSSIFWYAISTGIGFLGGGGQQPISSTLASFRDYKLSSAQFVIWQITKILLFGAFFANIMFGFAAMSFIDGNTLGIENLPSLFSLPFVTPDNNPSYASENVVPMIPALVILIPPLLAAIGLRLVLYVGIHRIIHVITSFLQDSNEGKPRYLNYVSTIEGIIGIGVIWAGINLFFTDQIDYNTRYVIGGTLVIGFALIAFSIVDRIRARVLTHMFKRDVYIRFLTIIAIAIIIAGVVSVNNSIADAKKIEYLGPYTAQQIGVNRYLGELNGVQENIHDVKLTSVSANNIKNYVKQNSDVLDVIRVWDWEAAFAKLKPEIGLIPYVDFEDNDILRFNNTLYWTASMKPILPTSVSLENRWYNEHLVYTHVPNGFLTLEATDGQIVDSGEFFKQREIYYGEGGLFEQTWSGYPNSRGDASAELGGVSYSGLGGLDVSPPLSWIFEPNFLLSFPGESVHIMRYKDVHDRMETLYPYFLYDLFGKELDSLPVTDGENSYWLIPLIIGFDTGDVPWSVGNPYLRLVGYALVDSYNGDIQLLKTGDDFFTEMFASQYSDQFKPMPKWLEEQIRYPVELFNWKTEMYNIYHVTNVETFIQANEFYEIPRGLDTYYVEAKPPGFEQTEFVGLLSLELRGSQGRNLAGYMVVENDLTNLGDLQFYEVPLNSTTKLIGPTAVREALDRDPEFAQLKTLLRNPRIGDNILYRVGDHDIYFIPVYTAGAGGVVAQLGTIAAVGAAFNGEYFVGLGETQEKAFEAYLKKVSGVAPTVTTADDNYVELVKDDRINIIKSVFEENGISVAEPTSIQIPLSFNEGELFFFTENDRENTEKFLSDFIDDFVKPRSDRVFMWQEDNNLNVGTVLLRDNIPEIHYVSIEVGN